One window from the genome of Hyperolius riggenbachi isolate aHypRig1 chromosome 6, aHypRig1.pri, whole genome shotgun sequence encodes:
- the LOC137522109 gene encoding uncharacterized protein gives MSESQTSSYKTRSKVSRSTRSSSVSNAAAIARAEAEAAKARAAFAEEEMQLKLQQATLETERAKQQAALEKLSAQREAAAAIAKAEALEALIHPDDERHSRPASLDLAHQDPLQRTSDYVHRHSRMIDSFLSMEDAQRDLIDRSHQTQFTAQTENQNKPPASKPEVNIENELISEHLSPRPELQPAHNVPGTSPYTPNRYETFRPKRETTDRYDYTPLSHYGNTPPSFPAPAQTSMDIVKFLTRRELVAKGLVKFDDHPESYRAWRSSFKNTIKDVELSPSEEMDLLAKWLGTASAEHVKRIRSINIRNPAAGLKMVWDRLDECYGSVEAIENSLFKRIEDFPKIASKGLQKLRELSDLLMELQVAKSEGDLSGLAYFDTARGVNLIVQKLTPGLQNEWVKCGSNYKKKHHVSFPPFSVFVDFIHDQAKIRNDPSFDFALKCTSVPGLPSHKALVAVHKTELSSPDSPHRFAASPHAANKVRDPGKQCPIHRRPHSLLKCRGFREKPIEERKAFLKENSICYKCCSSTTHFAKNCKVSENCKECDSTDHNTALHPGPAPWTLQHTHSTTEHGGEEGDTPTVTLEVTPQCTEVCKGTTGGRSCSKMCLVRVYPAEQRDKAVKMYAILDDQSNGSLAHPTFFDIFNVKGPSSPYSLRTCAGIVETAGRRASGFQIEAIDGSICLPLPTLIECNQIPDHRSEIPTPDVALHHAHLKRIAHLIPELDPQAKIILLLGRDILRIHKVRKQIDGSHDAPYAQKLDLGWVIIGEVCLGRVHKPDSVHSMFTSTLASGRPSLFQPCVNNFLIKELPCASHLPCPFTDVSSDKDACDSDQDHLGCTVFQRSKDDNRVALSIEDKKFLEIMEQDFVKDSTNSWVAPLPFRTQRRRLPNNKVQVLKRFSSLRRNFQRKPEMREHFFSFMQKIFENNHAEIAPPLKGPEECWYLPIFGVYHPKKPGQIRVVFDSSAKFEGISLNDVLLTGPDLNNKLLGVLLRFRKDTVALIADIQQMFHCFLVKEKDRNFLRFLWFKDNDPSEDIIEYRMRVHIFGNSPSPAVAIYGLRRSAQEGEREYGSDTRQFVERDFYVDDCLKSLPSNDSAISLLKRAQDMLACSNLRLHKIASNSKEVMEAFPSEDHSNDLRDLDLGSETLPVQRSLGLLWDLKSDTFTFQVSKEEKSFTRRGVLSAINSLYDPLGFAAPVTIQSKALLRDLTRETTDWDVPLPPDKKNLWVEWRNSLTALSSLKVARTYAPVPSTDVQDHTLCVFSDASVKAISAVAYLRTIDIKGQCHIGFVMGKAKLAPQPEHTIPRLELCAAVLAVEMAELITSEIDIDLKKAEFYTDSKVVLGYIYNESRRFYVYVNNRVLRIRKSTSPEQWHYVSTDNNPADHATRAVAASHLKNTTWFTGPAFLCNSTPAVHQNNMFELVDEDSDTEIRPQVSALHTVTLFKSFESHRFKRFSTWKSLVRAITCLAHIARSFQRTNSNDAKKCKGWHHCQEVYTIAELQHSKNFIIRTVQQEIYTKEIACITNSKSIPKDSSLKKLDPFLDKYGLLRVGGRLKQASLEPDERNPLIIPGHHHVTRLIVQHYHFQVKHQGRLFTEGALHTAGLWIVGAKRCVSSIIFSCITCRKLRGMLQTQKMANLPADRLSMDPPFTNVGLDVFGPWSVTARQTRGGQANSKRWAVIFTCMTIRAVHIEVIESMDTSSFINALRRFIAIRGPVKHIRSDRGTNFIGAAKELQISSNVDAKIVERYLSDQDCTWTFNPPHSSHMGGAWERMIGIARRILDSIFLQVGTARLTHESLVTFMAEVTAIINARPLTPVLSDPEEPFLLTPATLLTQKTGKVSPPPGEFSTKDMYKRQWKQVQCLADTFWDRWKKQYISTLQPRNKWQTVRPNLKPGDVVLLKDCQLQRNEWPLGLVTKTLPSEDGNVRKVEVKVCRQQETKLFLRPVCELILLLSPTE, from the coding sequence ATGTCAGAAAGCCAAACTTCTTCTTACAAGACAAGGTCTAAAGTCAGTCGCTCTACAAGATCCTCATCAGTCAGCAATGCGGCCGCCATTGCTCGCGCAGAAGCTGAAGCTGCAAAAGCACGTGCTGCCTTCGCAGAGGAAGAGATGCAGCTAAAGCTGCAACAAGCGACACTTGaaactgaaagggcaaaacagcaagcagcactaGAGAAGCTCTCAGCACAGAGGGAAGCTGCTGCAGCTATTGCCAAAGCAGAAGCCTTAGAAGCACTCATCCACCCAGACGACGAAAGACacagcaggccagccagccttGATCTCGCCCATCAGGATCCCCTGCAGCGCACTTCAGATTATGTCCATCGACATTCCAGAATGATCGACTCTTTCCTGTCAATGGAAGATGCTCAACGGGACCTCATCGACAGATCTCATCAAACTCAATTCACAGCCCAGACAGAAAACCAGAATAAGCCTCCAGCCAGCAAGCCAGAAGTCAATATAGAAAATGAACTGATTTCAGAGCACCTGTCACCACGTCCGGAACTTCAACCGGCACATAACGTTCCAGGAACTTCTCCTTACACGCCAAATAGGTATGAGACATTTCGACCAAAACGAGAGACTACTGACAGGTATGATTACACACCACTTTCTCACTATGGCAACACACCACCATCTTTCCCTGCTCCTGCTCAAACCAGCATGGACATTGTTAAGTTCCTCACACGGCGTGAGCTGGTTGCCAAGGGACTTGTGAAGTTTGATGATCACCCTGAGAGTTATAGGGCCTGGCGGTCCTCCTTTAAGAACACAATTAAAGATGTTGAACTGTCCCCTAGTGAGGAGATGGACCTCTTAGCTAAGTGGCTAGGGACTGCATCTGCTGAGCATGTAAAAAGAATCAGGTCCATTAACATAAGAAACCCAGCAGCTGGACTAAAAATGGTTTGGGACAGACTTGATGAATGTTATGGTTCAGTGGAGGCTATAGAAAActctttgtttaaaaggatagaAGATTTCCCTAAAATAGCTTCCAAAGGCTTGCAGAAACTCAGGGAACTTAGTGACTTGTTAATGGAACTTCAGGTAGCCAAATCTGAAGGAGATCTGTCAGGACTTGCATATTTTGACACTGCCAGAGGTGTTAACCTCATAGTACAAAAGTTAACCCCTGGCTTACAAAATGAGTGGGTTAAATGTGGTTCTAACTATAAGAAAAAACACCATGTTTCATTTCCTCCATTTTCTGTGTTTGTAGACTTTATACATGATCAGGCTAAGATAAGAAATGATCCTAGTTTTGATTTTGCACTAAAATGTACTTCTGTTCCAGGTCTGCCTTCACACAAAGCTTTAGTGGCAGTTCACAAGACTGAACTGTCTTCCCCAGACTCTCCCCACAGGTTTGCTGCCTCCCCTCATGCAGCAAATAAAGTTAGAGACCCTGGTAAGCAGTGTCCTATACACCGAAGGCcacattctctgctgaaatgtagaGGCTTTAGAGAGAAACCCATTGAGGAACGTAAagcctttcttaaagagaatagCATCTGTtacaagtgctgctcatccacCACTCACTTTGCCAAGAACTGCAAGGTTAGTGAAAATTGTAAAGAATGTgatagcacagatcacaacacagCACTACATCCTGGACCAGCTCCATGGACTTTACAACATACTCACAGCACAACCGAGCAtggcggggaggagggtgacactcctACAGTTACATTAGAGGTCACTCCACAGTGCACAGAGGTCTGCAAAGGAACCACAGGTGGAAGATCCTGCTCCAAAATGTGTCTAGTCCGAGTCTACCCAGCAGAACAAAGGGACAAAGCAGTCAAAATGTATGCCATTCTAGATGATCAAAGCAATGGGTCTCTAGCCCACCCAACCTTCTTTGATATATTCAATGTTAAAGGCCCCAGCTCTCCATACTCACTAAGGACTTGTGCAGGAATTGTGGAGACGGCGGGGAGAAGAGCATCTGGCTTCCAGATCGAAGCTATAGATGGAAGCATCTGCTTGCCCTTACCAACTCTAATAGAGTGCAACCAGATTCCTGATCATAGATCTGAAATTCCTACTCCAGATGTCGCATTACATCATGCACACTTGAAGCGTATAGCCCACCTGATCCCAGAACTTGATCCACAGGCTAAGATAATCTTGCTACTCGGGAGGGATATCCTACGAATCCATAAAGTGAGAAAACAAATAGATGGTTCCCATGATGCTCCTTATGCTCAGAAGCTAGACCTAGGATGGGTCATAATAGGAGAGGTCTGCCTAGGGCGTGTGCACAAGCCAGATTCAGTTCATAGTATGTTCACAAGCACACTAGCAAGTGGGCGCCCCTCACTTTTCCAACCATGTGTCAACAACTTTCTCATAAAGGAGCTACCATGTGCCTCCCATCTACCTTGTCCCTTCACAGATGTCTCTAGTGACAAAGATGCCTGTGACAGTGACCAAGACCACTTAGGATGCACAGTCTTCCAGAGGTCAAAAGATGATAATCGGGTGGCACTATCTATTGAAGACAAGAAATTCTTGGAAATAATGGAACAAGACTTTGTGAAGGACAGCACTAACAGTTGGGTTGCACCCCTTCCCTTCAGAACTCAGAGAAGACGCCTACCTAACAACAAAGTACAAGTGCTTAAACGTTTCTCTTCTCTCAGACGTAACTTCCAAAGAAAGCCAGAAATGAGAGAACACTTCTTTTCTTTCATGCAGAAAATATTTGagaacaatcatgcagagattGCCCCACCCCTTAAAGGTCCTGAAGAATGCTGGTACCTGCCAATTTTCGGAGTATACCATCCAAAGAAGCCAGGTCAGATCAGAGTAGTGTTTGACTCTAGCGCCAAATTTGAAGGCATCTCCCTAAACGATGTGCTCCTGACAGGCCCTGACTTGAATAACAAGCTACTGGGGGTACTTCTCCGTTTCCGCAAGGACACTGTCGCTCTGATTGCCGACATCCAACAGATGTTTCATTGCTTCCTTGTTAAGGAGAAGGATAGAAACTTCCTCAGATTCCTCTGGTTTAAAGACAATGACCCTTCAGAGGACATCATAGAGTACCGCATGAGAGTACACATCTTTGGGAACAGCCCCTCACCTGCAGTTGCTATCTATGGACTCAGACGTTCTGCtcaagaaggagagagagaatatGGGTCGGACACAAGACAGTTTGTAGAAAGAGACTTCTATGTAGATGACTGTTTGAAATCATTACCTTCCAATGACTCTGCAATCAGTCTCCTCAAAAGAGCCCAAGACATGCTTGCCTGCTCCAACTTGAGACTTCACAAGATTGCTTCAAACAGCAAAGAAGTTATGGAAGCCTTCCCTTCTGAAGATCATTCTAATGACCTAAGGGACTTGGATCTGGGGTCAGAAACTTTACCAGTCCAACGTAGCCTTGGACTTCTCTGGGACTTAAAATCTGACACCTTCACCTTTCAAGTTAGCAAGgaagaaaaaagttttactcGCAGAGGTGTCCTATCTGCAATCAACAGCCTATATGACCCTTTGGGATTTGCGGCTCCTGTAACTATCCAGAGTAAGGCCTTGCTCAGAGATTTAACCCGTGAAACTACTGACTGGGATGTTCCATTGCCTCCTGACAAGAAGAATCTGTGGGTAGAATGGAGAAACTCTCTAACAGCTCTGTCTAGCCTTAAAGTTGCACGCACATATGCTCCTGTGCCATCTACAGATGTCCAAGATCATACactttgtgtattttctgatgcTTCAGTTAAAGCCATATCTGCTGTCGCTTATCTTAGAACCATAGACATTAAAGGACAATGCCACATTGGCTTTGTTATGGGCAAAGCAAAACTTGCACCACAGCCTGAGCACACGATACCCAGACTAGAACTTTGTGCAGCAGTCCTAGCTGTTGAAATGGCTGAGCTAATCACATCTGAGATTGACATTGACCTTAAAAAGGCTGAATTCTACACAGACAGCAAAGTAGTCTTAGGCTACATCTACAACGAGTCCAGACGATTCTATGTTTATGTCAACAACAGGGTGCTGCGGATTAGGAAATCCACCAGTCCAGAACAGTGGCATTATGTGTCCACTGACAACAATCCTGCGGACCACGCTACCAGAGCTGTTGCAGCAAGTCATCTCAAGAATACAACTTGGTTCACAGGTCCTGCATTCTTGTGTAATTCCACTCCAGCAGTTCACCAGAACAACATGTTTGAACTAGTGGATGAAGACTCAGACACTGAGATCCGTCCACAAGTGTCTGCACTTCACACAGTGACACTCTTCAAGTCCTTTGAATCTCATCGCTTCAAGAGATTCTCTACCTGGAAATCACTTGTTAGAGCCATTACCTGTCTAGCTCACATAGCCCGATCTTTTCAAAGAACCAATTCGAATGATGCTAAGAAGTGCAAAGGTTGGCACCACTGTCAAGAGGTATACACCATAGCAGAACTCCAGCACTCCAAGAACTTCATCATTCGCACTGTACAGCAGGAAATCTACACCAAAGAGATTGCCTGTATCACTAACAGCAAGTCTATCCCTAAAGACAGCTCTTTAAAGAAACTTGACCCATTCCTTGACAAGTACGGTCTACTGAGAGTAGGAGGTCGTCTTAAGCAAGCAAGTCTAGAGCCTGATGAAAGGAATCCTCTGATAATTCCCGGTCATCATCATGTTACAAGATTGATTGTACAACACTACCACTTCCAAGTCAAGCACCAAGGAAGACTGTTTACAGAAGGAGCTTTACATACTGCTGGATTGTGGATAGTTGGGGCAAAGAGATGTGTGAGTAGCATCATCTTCAGTTGCATCACATGCCGTAAACTTCGTGGTATGCTACAAACACAGAAGATGGCTAATCTGCCTGCTGATAGGCTCAGTATGGATCCTCCTTTCACCAATGTTGGACTTGACGTATTTGGGCCTTGGTCCGTCACAGCACGTCAAACTAGAGGAGGTCAAGCAAACAGTAAACGCTGGGCAGTCATATTCACCTGTATGACCATCAGAGCTGTTCACATTGAAGTCATCGAATCTATGGATACTTCAAGCTTTATCAACGCCCTTAGACGGTTTATTGCAATCAGAGGTCCTGTGAAGCATATTCGATCTGACAGAGGCACCAATTTCATTGGAGCTGCTAAAGAACTACAGATCTCTTCCAATGTTGATGCCAAGATTGTGGAAAGATACCTGAGTGATCAGGACTGCACTTGGACTTTCAACCCACCTCACTCCTCTCACATGGGTGGAGCTTGGGAGAGGATGATCGGCATAGCCCGAAGAATCTTGGATTCCATCTTTCTACAAGTAGGAACTGCAAGGCTCACTCACGAGAGCCTGGTAACCTTCATGGCTGAAGTCACAGCTATCATCAATGCTAGACCTCTGACTCCAGTTCTTAGTGATCCAGAAGAACCATTCCTTCTCACTCCTGCAACCCTCCTTACCCAAAAGACTGGCAAAGTGAGTCCTCCTCCTGGTGAGTTCAGCACTAAAGACATGTACAAACGTCAATGGAAACAAGTGCAGTGCCTTGCTGACACATTTTGGGACAGATGGAAGAAACAATACATCTCTACTTTGCAACCACGGAACAAGTGGCAGACTGTAAGGCCCAACCTGAAACCCGGCGATGTTGTTCTTCTAAAAGACTGCCAATTGCAGAGAAATGAGTGGCCTCTAGGACTTGTCACCAAGACGTTACCAAGTGAGGATGGAAATGTCCGCAAAGTAGAAGTAAAGGTCTGCAGACAGCAAGAGACCAAGTTGTTTCTCAGACCAGTGTGTGAACTCATTCTCTTATTATCCCCTACTGAATGA